In the Acanthopagrus latus isolate v.2019 chromosome 23, fAcaLat1.1, whole genome shotgun sequence genome, one interval contains:
- the cdc27 gene encoding cell division cycle protein 27 homolog isoform X3, whose product MTVLQEPVQAAVWQALNHYAYLDAVFLAERLYAEVRSEEALYLLATCYYRSGKPYKAYRLLKAHSCSTPQVRFLLAKCCVELSKLAEGEQVLIGGVLNKQKSQDDIITEFGESASFTLSLLGHIYCKTDRVAKGAECFQKSLTLNPFLWSPFQNLCHLGEKPDPDQVFRLSSLQNSYIAPPPPSVSPAQNPSHRLDTALMETPQDTLELNRLNLESSNGKLTSDLSVSYIDSSLISPETGSLLGNTVSMASAASLLAKQNKPKSGRSLLGGPAALSPLTPSFGILPLEPSPGDPTYLQNYSASMETQTTAPSKKSVSRISQSKSVFSQSGNSRDVLPIPFNQSQTSAPHTSGSPQVLSPSMSGPPNVQPRRSSRLFTSASSTAKENSKKLKMKFPTKIPNRKTKCKSAKTSNSSNLNESLDILRLDPSLSLPDTKIPQYQRAAADSVMALLRELGRGYQALCSYNCREAINILTSLPPQHYNTGWVLTHIGRAYFELAEYTQAERLFSEVRRIESYRVEGMEIYSTTLWHLQKDVALSALSKDLTDMDKNCPEAWCVAGNCFSLQREHDIAIKFFQRAIQVDPGFAYAYTLLGHEFVLTEELDRALACFRNAIRVNNRHYNAWYGLGMIYYKQEKFNLAEIHFKKALSINPQSSVLLCHIGVVQHALKKSDAALETLNRAIGIDPKNPLCKFHRASILFANDKYKAALQELEELKQIVPKESLVYFLIGKVYKKLGQTHLALMNFSWAMDLDPKGANNQIKEAIDKRYLPEDEAAEVDDSQDSSIMTDADDTQLHTAESDDVL is encoded by the exons ATGACGGTGCTGCAGGAACCTGTCCAG gCTGCAGTGTGGCAGGCTCTGAACCACTACGCCTACCTGGACGCTGTTTTCCTCGCTGAAAGACTCTATGCCGAAG tgagGTCAGAGGAGGCCCTCTACCTGTTGGCAACATGTTATTACCGCTCGGGGAAGCCATATAAAGCGTACCGGCTGCTGAAGGCTCACAGCTGCTCCACACCACAGGTTCGATTCCTGCTGGCAAAGTGCTGCGTCGAACTCAGCAA gcttGCTGAGGGAGAACAGGTTCTGATTGGTGGAGTGCTGAACAAACAGAAGAGtcaagatgacatcatcacagagtTCGGAGAGTCCGCCTCATTCACACTGTCGTTACTTGGACACATTTACTG CAAGACAGATCGTGTTGCTAAAGGTGCCGAGTGTTTCCAAAAAAGTTTAACTCTCAACCCGTTCCTCTGGTCGCCTTTCCAGAACCTCTGTCACCTag GAGAGAAACCAGATCCAGATCAGGTCTTCAGATTGTCCTCTCTACAAAACTCGTATATAGCCCCGCCTCCTCCATCTGTTAGCCCTGCCCAGAACCCCTCCCACCGTCTAGACACCGCCCTCATGGAGACTCCACAGGACACGCTG gaGTTAAATCGTTTGAATCTAGAATCTTCTAACGGAAAGCTGACATCTGATTTGTCGGTTTCCTACATCGACTCCTCCCTCATCTCACCTGAGACTGGCTCCTTATTGGGTAACACGGTTTCAATGGCATCGGCTGCATCCCTATTGGCTAAACAGAACAAGCCCAAGAGTGGGCGGAGTTTACTTGGAGGACCTGCTGCTCTCAGCCCGCTGACGCCAAG ttttGGCATCCTGCCCCTGGAGCCCAGTCCTGGAGACCCCACATATCTACAGAACTATTCAGCCTCGATGGAAACACAGACTACAGCGCCCAGCAAGAAG TCTGTCTCCAGGATCAGCCAGTCAAAGTCTGTCTTCAGTCAGAGCGGTAACAGCAGAGACGTTCTCCCCATCCccttcaaccaatcacagacCTCAGCCCCTCACACCAG tggcTCCCCTCAGGTCCTCAGTCCCAGTATGTCTGGTCCTCCAAATGTTCAGCCCAGAAGAAGCTCCAGACTGTTTACTAGTGCCAGCTCTACTGCCAAG gAGAACAGTAAGAAGTTAAAGATGAAGTTTCCTACAAAGATCCCGAACAGGAAAACTAAATGTAAATCAGCAAAGACGTCTAACAGCAGCAACCTGAACGAGAGTCTGGACATTTTGAGACTGGATCCCAGTCTGAGTCTCCCCGACACCAAGATCCCCCAGTACCAGAGGGCTGCAGCAG acAGTGTGATGGCTTTGCTACGGGAACTGGGACGGGGTTACCAGGCACTGTGTTCGTACAACTGCAGAGAGGCCATCAAcatcctcacctccctccccccccaGCACTACAACACCGGCTGGGTCCTCACACACATTGGCAGGGCCTATTTTGAGCTTGCCGAGTACACACAG gcGGAGCGTCTATTCAGCGAGGTTCGCAGGATCGAGTCATACAGAGTTGAAGGGATGGAGATTTATTCGACCACACTGTGGCACCTCCAGAAAGACGTTGCCCTGTCCGCCCTGTCCAAAGACCTGACTGACATGGACAAGAACTGTCCTGAG GCCTGGTGTGTAGCAGGAAACTGTTTCAGTCTTCAGAGGGAGCACGACATCGCCATCAAGTTCTTTCAGAGAGCTATCCAG gtggACCCGGGCTTTGCGTACGCCTACACTTTGTTGGGTCATGAGTTCGTTCTGACCGAGGAGTTGGACCGAGCTCTCGCCTGCTTCAGAAACGCCATCAGGGTCAACAACAGACACTACAACGCATG gtatgGTCTGGGGATGATTTACTACAAACAGGAGAAGTTCAACTTGGCAGAAATCCACTTTAAGAAAGCTCTGAGCATCAACCCTCagagctctgtgctgctctgtcacATCGGAGTG gtgcagCATGCGTTGAAGAAGTCTGACGCAGCTTTAGAAACTCTGAACAGAGCGATTGGGATCGACCCCAAAAATCCACTCTGCAAGTTCCACCGAGCGTCCATATTGTTCGCCAACGACAAGTACAAG GCGGCTCTTCAGGAGTTGGAGGAGTTGAAGCAGATCGTTCCCAAAGAGTCTCTGGTTTACTTTCTCATAGGAAAG GTGTATAAGAAGCTGGGTCAAACTCACCTGGCGCTGATGAACTTCAGCTGGGCCATGGATCTGGATCCAAAAGGAGCAAACAACCAGATCAAAGAAGCCATCGACAAGCGATACCTGCCAGAGGATGAAG CAGCCGAGGTGGACGACAGTCAGGACAGCAGCATCATGACGGACGCCGATGACACGCAGCTCCACACAGCTGAGAGCGA
- the cdc27 gene encoding cell division cycle protein 27 homolog isoform X1: protein MTVLQEPVQAAVWQALNHYAYLDAVFLAERLYAEVRSEEALYLLATCYYRSGKPYKAYRLLKAHSCSTPQVRFLLAKCCVELSKLAEGEQVLIGGVLNKQKSQDDIITEFGESASFTLSLLGHIYCKTDRVAKGAECFQKSLTLNPFLWSPFQNLCHLGEKPDPDQVFRLSSLQNSYIAPPPPSVSPAQNPSHRLDTALMETPQDTLELNRLNLESSNGKLTSDLSVSYIDSSLISPETGSLLGNTVSMASAASLLAKQNKPKSGRSLLGGPAALSPLTPSFGILPLEPSPGDPTYLQNYSASMETQTTAPSKKSVSRISQSKSVFSQSGNSRDVLPIPFNQSQTSAPHTSGSPQVLSPSMSGPPNVQPRRSSRLFTSASSTAKENSKKLKMKFPTKIPNRKTKCKSAKTSNSSNLNESLDILRLDPSLSLPDTKIPQYQRAAADSVMALLRELGRGYQALCSYNCREAINILTSLPPQHYNTGWVLTHIGRAYFELAEYTQAERLFSEVRRIESYRVEGMEIYSTTLWHLQKDVALSALSKDLTDMDKNCPEAWCVAGNCFSLQREHDIAIKFFQRAIQVDPGFAYAYTLLGHEFVLTEELDRALACFRNAIRVNNRHYNAWYGLGMIYYKQEKFNLAEIHFKKALSINPQSSVLLCHIGVVQHALKKSDAALETLNRAIGIDPKNPLCKFHRASILFANDKYKAALQELEELKQIVPKESLVYFLIGKVYKKLGQTHLALMNFSWAMDLDPKGANNQIKEAIDKRYLPEDEGETAAEVDDSQDSSIMTDADDTQLHTAESDDVL from the exons ATGACGGTGCTGCAGGAACCTGTCCAG gCTGCAGTGTGGCAGGCTCTGAACCACTACGCCTACCTGGACGCTGTTTTCCTCGCTGAAAGACTCTATGCCGAAG tgagGTCAGAGGAGGCCCTCTACCTGTTGGCAACATGTTATTACCGCTCGGGGAAGCCATATAAAGCGTACCGGCTGCTGAAGGCTCACAGCTGCTCCACACCACAGGTTCGATTCCTGCTGGCAAAGTGCTGCGTCGAACTCAGCAA gcttGCTGAGGGAGAACAGGTTCTGATTGGTGGAGTGCTGAACAAACAGAAGAGtcaagatgacatcatcacagagtTCGGAGAGTCCGCCTCATTCACACTGTCGTTACTTGGACACATTTACTG CAAGACAGATCGTGTTGCTAAAGGTGCCGAGTGTTTCCAAAAAAGTTTAACTCTCAACCCGTTCCTCTGGTCGCCTTTCCAGAACCTCTGTCACCTag GAGAGAAACCAGATCCAGATCAGGTCTTCAGATTGTCCTCTCTACAAAACTCGTATATAGCCCCGCCTCCTCCATCTGTTAGCCCTGCCCAGAACCCCTCCCACCGTCTAGACACCGCCCTCATGGAGACTCCACAGGACACGCTG gaGTTAAATCGTTTGAATCTAGAATCTTCTAACGGAAAGCTGACATCTGATTTGTCGGTTTCCTACATCGACTCCTCCCTCATCTCACCTGAGACTGGCTCCTTATTGGGTAACACGGTTTCAATGGCATCGGCTGCATCCCTATTGGCTAAACAGAACAAGCCCAAGAGTGGGCGGAGTTTACTTGGAGGACCTGCTGCTCTCAGCCCGCTGACGCCAAG ttttGGCATCCTGCCCCTGGAGCCCAGTCCTGGAGACCCCACATATCTACAGAACTATTCAGCCTCGATGGAAACACAGACTACAGCGCCCAGCAAGAAG TCTGTCTCCAGGATCAGCCAGTCAAAGTCTGTCTTCAGTCAGAGCGGTAACAGCAGAGACGTTCTCCCCATCCccttcaaccaatcacagacCTCAGCCCCTCACACCAG tggcTCCCCTCAGGTCCTCAGTCCCAGTATGTCTGGTCCTCCAAATGTTCAGCCCAGAAGAAGCTCCAGACTGTTTACTAGTGCCAGCTCTACTGCCAAG gAGAACAGTAAGAAGTTAAAGATGAAGTTTCCTACAAAGATCCCGAACAGGAAAACTAAATGTAAATCAGCAAAGACGTCTAACAGCAGCAACCTGAACGAGAGTCTGGACATTTTGAGACTGGATCCCAGTCTGAGTCTCCCCGACACCAAGATCCCCCAGTACCAGAGGGCTGCAGCAG acAGTGTGATGGCTTTGCTACGGGAACTGGGACGGGGTTACCAGGCACTGTGTTCGTACAACTGCAGAGAGGCCATCAAcatcctcacctccctccccccccaGCACTACAACACCGGCTGGGTCCTCACACACATTGGCAGGGCCTATTTTGAGCTTGCCGAGTACACACAG gcGGAGCGTCTATTCAGCGAGGTTCGCAGGATCGAGTCATACAGAGTTGAAGGGATGGAGATTTATTCGACCACACTGTGGCACCTCCAGAAAGACGTTGCCCTGTCCGCCCTGTCCAAAGACCTGACTGACATGGACAAGAACTGTCCTGAG GCCTGGTGTGTAGCAGGAAACTGTTTCAGTCTTCAGAGGGAGCACGACATCGCCATCAAGTTCTTTCAGAGAGCTATCCAG gtggACCCGGGCTTTGCGTACGCCTACACTTTGTTGGGTCATGAGTTCGTTCTGACCGAGGAGTTGGACCGAGCTCTCGCCTGCTTCAGAAACGCCATCAGGGTCAACAACAGACACTACAACGCATG gtatgGTCTGGGGATGATTTACTACAAACAGGAGAAGTTCAACTTGGCAGAAATCCACTTTAAGAAAGCTCTGAGCATCAACCCTCagagctctgtgctgctctgtcacATCGGAGTG gtgcagCATGCGTTGAAGAAGTCTGACGCAGCTTTAGAAACTCTGAACAGAGCGATTGGGATCGACCCCAAAAATCCACTCTGCAAGTTCCACCGAGCGTCCATATTGTTCGCCAACGACAAGTACAAG GCGGCTCTTCAGGAGTTGGAGGAGTTGAAGCAGATCGTTCCCAAAGAGTCTCTGGTTTACTTTCTCATAGGAAAG GTGTATAAGAAGCTGGGTCAAACTCACCTGGCGCTGATGAACTTCAGCTGGGCCATGGATCTGGATCCAAAAGGAGCAAACAACCAGATCAAAGAAGCCATCGACAAGCGATACCTGCCAGAGGATGAAGGTGAGACAG CAGCCGAGGTGGACGACAGTCAGGACAGCAGCATCATGACGGACGCCGATGACACGCAGCTCCACACAGCTGAGAGCGA
- the cdc27 gene encoding cell division cycle protein 27 homolog isoform X2, producing the protein MTVLQEPVQAAVWQALNHYAYLDAVFLAERLYAEVRSEEALYLLATCYYRSGKPYKAYRLLKAHSCSTPQVRFLLAKCCVELSKLAEGEQVLIGGVLNKQKSQDDIITEFGESASFTLSLLGHIYCKTDRVAKGAECFQKSLTLNPFLWSPFQNLCHLGEKPDPDQVFRLSSLQNSYIAPPPPSVSPAQNPSHRLDTALMETPQDTLELNRLNLESSNGKLTSDLSVSYIDSSLISPETGSLLGNTVSMASAASLLAKQNKPKSGRSLLGGPAALSPLTPSFGILPLEPSPGDPTYLQNYSASMETQTTAPSKKSVSRISQSKSVFSQSGNSRDVLPIPFNQSQTSAPHTSGSPQVLSPSMSGPPNVQPRRSSRLFTSASSTAKENSKKLKMKFPTKIPNRKTKCKSAKTSNSSNLNESLDILRLDPSLSLPDTKIPQYQRAAADSVMALLRELGRGYQALCSYNCREAINILTSLPPQHYNTGWVLTHIGRAYFELAEYTQAERLFSEVRRIESYRVEGMEIYSTTLWHLQKDVALSALSKDLTDMDKNCPEAWCVAGNCFSLQREHDIAIKFFQRAIQVDPGFAYAYTLLGHEFVLTEELDRALACFRNAIRVNNRHYNAWYGLGMIYYKQEKFNLAEIHFKKALSINPQSSVLLCHIGVVQHALKKSDAALETLNRAIGIDPKNPLCKFHRASILFANDKYKAALQELEELKQIVPKESLVYFLIGKVYKKLGQTHLALMNFSWAMDLDPKGANNQIKEAIDKRYLPEDEGETAEVDDSQDSSIMTDADDTQLHTAESDDVL; encoded by the exons ATGACGGTGCTGCAGGAACCTGTCCAG gCTGCAGTGTGGCAGGCTCTGAACCACTACGCCTACCTGGACGCTGTTTTCCTCGCTGAAAGACTCTATGCCGAAG tgagGTCAGAGGAGGCCCTCTACCTGTTGGCAACATGTTATTACCGCTCGGGGAAGCCATATAAAGCGTACCGGCTGCTGAAGGCTCACAGCTGCTCCACACCACAGGTTCGATTCCTGCTGGCAAAGTGCTGCGTCGAACTCAGCAA gcttGCTGAGGGAGAACAGGTTCTGATTGGTGGAGTGCTGAACAAACAGAAGAGtcaagatgacatcatcacagagtTCGGAGAGTCCGCCTCATTCACACTGTCGTTACTTGGACACATTTACTG CAAGACAGATCGTGTTGCTAAAGGTGCCGAGTGTTTCCAAAAAAGTTTAACTCTCAACCCGTTCCTCTGGTCGCCTTTCCAGAACCTCTGTCACCTag GAGAGAAACCAGATCCAGATCAGGTCTTCAGATTGTCCTCTCTACAAAACTCGTATATAGCCCCGCCTCCTCCATCTGTTAGCCCTGCCCAGAACCCCTCCCACCGTCTAGACACCGCCCTCATGGAGACTCCACAGGACACGCTG gaGTTAAATCGTTTGAATCTAGAATCTTCTAACGGAAAGCTGACATCTGATTTGTCGGTTTCCTACATCGACTCCTCCCTCATCTCACCTGAGACTGGCTCCTTATTGGGTAACACGGTTTCAATGGCATCGGCTGCATCCCTATTGGCTAAACAGAACAAGCCCAAGAGTGGGCGGAGTTTACTTGGAGGACCTGCTGCTCTCAGCCCGCTGACGCCAAG ttttGGCATCCTGCCCCTGGAGCCCAGTCCTGGAGACCCCACATATCTACAGAACTATTCAGCCTCGATGGAAACACAGACTACAGCGCCCAGCAAGAAG TCTGTCTCCAGGATCAGCCAGTCAAAGTCTGTCTTCAGTCAGAGCGGTAACAGCAGAGACGTTCTCCCCATCCccttcaaccaatcacagacCTCAGCCCCTCACACCAG tggcTCCCCTCAGGTCCTCAGTCCCAGTATGTCTGGTCCTCCAAATGTTCAGCCCAGAAGAAGCTCCAGACTGTTTACTAGTGCCAGCTCTACTGCCAAG gAGAACAGTAAGAAGTTAAAGATGAAGTTTCCTACAAAGATCCCGAACAGGAAAACTAAATGTAAATCAGCAAAGACGTCTAACAGCAGCAACCTGAACGAGAGTCTGGACATTTTGAGACTGGATCCCAGTCTGAGTCTCCCCGACACCAAGATCCCCCAGTACCAGAGGGCTGCAGCAG acAGTGTGATGGCTTTGCTACGGGAACTGGGACGGGGTTACCAGGCACTGTGTTCGTACAACTGCAGAGAGGCCATCAAcatcctcacctccctccccccccaGCACTACAACACCGGCTGGGTCCTCACACACATTGGCAGGGCCTATTTTGAGCTTGCCGAGTACACACAG gcGGAGCGTCTATTCAGCGAGGTTCGCAGGATCGAGTCATACAGAGTTGAAGGGATGGAGATTTATTCGACCACACTGTGGCACCTCCAGAAAGACGTTGCCCTGTCCGCCCTGTCCAAAGACCTGACTGACATGGACAAGAACTGTCCTGAG GCCTGGTGTGTAGCAGGAAACTGTTTCAGTCTTCAGAGGGAGCACGACATCGCCATCAAGTTCTTTCAGAGAGCTATCCAG gtggACCCGGGCTTTGCGTACGCCTACACTTTGTTGGGTCATGAGTTCGTTCTGACCGAGGAGTTGGACCGAGCTCTCGCCTGCTTCAGAAACGCCATCAGGGTCAACAACAGACACTACAACGCATG gtatgGTCTGGGGATGATTTACTACAAACAGGAGAAGTTCAACTTGGCAGAAATCCACTTTAAGAAAGCTCTGAGCATCAACCCTCagagctctgtgctgctctgtcacATCGGAGTG gtgcagCATGCGTTGAAGAAGTCTGACGCAGCTTTAGAAACTCTGAACAGAGCGATTGGGATCGACCCCAAAAATCCACTCTGCAAGTTCCACCGAGCGTCCATATTGTTCGCCAACGACAAGTACAAG GCGGCTCTTCAGGAGTTGGAGGAGTTGAAGCAGATCGTTCCCAAAGAGTCTCTGGTTTACTTTCTCATAGGAAAG GTGTATAAGAAGCTGGGTCAAACTCACCTGGCGCTGATGAACTTCAGCTGGGCCATGGATCTGGATCCAAAAGGAGCAAACAACCAGATCAAAGAAGCCATCGACAAGCGATACCTGCCAGAGGATGAAGGTGAGACAG CCGAGGTGGACGACAGTCAGGACAGCAGCATCATGACGGACGCCGATGACACGCAGCTCCACACAGCTGAGAGCGA
- the cdc27 gene encoding cell division cycle protein 27 homolog isoform X4 has translation MTVLQEPVQAAVWQALNHYAYLDAVFLAERLYAEVRSEEALYLLATCYYRSGKPYKAYRLLKAHSCSTPQVRFLLAKCCVELSKLAEGEQVLIGGVLNKQKSQDDIITEFGESASFTLSLLGHIYCKTDRVAKGAECFQKSLTLNPFLWSPFQNLCHLGEKPDPDQVFRLSSLQNSYIAPPPPSVSPAQNPSHRLDTALMETPQDTLELNRLNLESSNGKLTSDLSVSYIDSSLISPETGSLLGNTVSMASAASLLAKQNKPKSGRSLLGGPAALSPLTPSFGILPLEPSPGDPTYLQNYSASMETQTTAPSKKSVSRISQSKSVFSQSGNSRDVLPIPFNQSQTSAPHTSGSPQVLSPSMSGPPNVQPRRSSRLFTSASSTAKENSKKLKMKFPTKIPNRKTKCKSAKTSNSSNLNESLDILRLDPSLSLPDTKIPQYQRAAADSVMALLRELGRGYQALCSYNCREAINILTSLPPQHYNTGWVLTHIGRAYFELAEYTQAERLFSEVRRIESYRVEGMEIYSTTLWHLQKDVALSALSKDLTDMDKNCPEAWCVAGNCFSLQREHDIAIKFFQRAIQVDPGFAYAYTLLGHEFVLTEELDRALACFRNAIRVNNRHYNAWYGLGMIYYKQEKFNLAEIHFKKALSINPQSSVLLCHIGVVQHALKKSDAALETLNRAIGIDPKNPLCKFHRASILFANDKYKAALQELEELKQIVPKESLVYFLIGKVYKKLGQTHLALMNFSWAMDLDPKGANNQIKEAIDKRYLPEDEAEVDDSQDSSIMTDADDTQLHTAESDDVL, from the exons ATGACGGTGCTGCAGGAACCTGTCCAG gCTGCAGTGTGGCAGGCTCTGAACCACTACGCCTACCTGGACGCTGTTTTCCTCGCTGAAAGACTCTATGCCGAAG tgagGTCAGAGGAGGCCCTCTACCTGTTGGCAACATGTTATTACCGCTCGGGGAAGCCATATAAAGCGTACCGGCTGCTGAAGGCTCACAGCTGCTCCACACCACAGGTTCGATTCCTGCTGGCAAAGTGCTGCGTCGAACTCAGCAA gcttGCTGAGGGAGAACAGGTTCTGATTGGTGGAGTGCTGAACAAACAGAAGAGtcaagatgacatcatcacagagtTCGGAGAGTCCGCCTCATTCACACTGTCGTTACTTGGACACATTTACTG CAAGACAGATCGTGTTGCTAAAGGTGCCGAGTGTTTCCAAAAAAGTTTAACTCTCAACCCGTTCCTCTGGTCGCCTTTCCAGAACCTCTGTCACCTag GAGAGAAACCAGATCCAGATCAGGTCTTCAGATTGTCCTCTCTACAAAACTCGTATATAGCCCCGCCTCCTCCATCTGTTAGCCCTGCCCAGAACCCCTCCCACCGTCTAGACACCGCCCTCATGGAGACTCCACAGGACACGCTG gaGTTAAATCGTTTGAATCTAGAATCTTCTAACGGAAAGCTGACATCTGATTTGTCGGTTTCCTACATCGACTCCTCCCTCATCTCACCTGAGACTGGCTCCTTATTGGGTAACACGGTTTCAATGGCATCGGCTGCATCCCTATTGGCTAAACAGAACAAGCCCAAGAGTGGGCGGAGTTTACTTGGAGGACCTGCTGCTCTCAGCCCGCTGACGCCAAG ttttGGCATCCTGCCCCTGGAGCCCAGTCCTGGAGACCCCACATATCTACAGAACTATTCAGCCTCGATGGAAACACAGACTACAGCGCCCAGCAAGAAG TCTGTCTCCAGGATCAGCCAGTCAAAGTCTGTCTTCAGTCAGAGCGGTAACAGCAGAGACGTTCTCCCCATCCccttcaaccaatcacagacCTCAGCCCCTCACACCAG tggcTCCCCTCAGGTCCTCAGTCCCAGTATGTCTGGTCCTCCAAATGTTCAGCCCAGAAGAAGCTCCAGACTGTTTACTAGTGCCAGCTCTACTGCCAAG gAGAACAGTAAGAAGTTAAAGATGAAGTTTCCTACAAAGATCCCGAACAGGAAAACTAAATGTAAATCAGCAAAGACGTCTAACAGCAGCAACCTGAACGAGAGTCTGGACATTTTGAGACTGGATCCCAGTCTGAGTCTCCCCGACACCAAGATCCCCCAGTACCAGAGGGCTGCAGCAG acAGTGTGATGGCTTTGCTACGGGAACTGGGACGGGGTTACCAGGCACTGTGTTCGTACAACTGCAGAGAGGCCATCAAcatcctcacctccctccccccccaGCACTACAACACCGGCTGGGTCCTCACACACATTGGCAGGGCCTATTTTGAGCTTGCCGAGTACACACAG gcGGAGCGTCTATTCAGCGAGGTTCGCAGGATCGAGTCATACAGAGTTGAAGGGATGGAGATTTATTCGACCACACTGTGGCACCTCCAGAAAGACGTTGCCCTGTCCGCCCTGTCCAAAGACCTGACTGACATGGACAAGAACTGTCCTGAG GCCTGGTGTGTAGCAGGAAACTGTTTCAGTCTTCAGAGGGAGCACGACATCGCCATCAAGTTCTTTCAGAGAGCTATCCAG gtggACCCGGGCTTTGCGTACGCCTACACTTTGTTGGGTCATGAGTTCGTTCTGACCGAGGAGTTGGACCGAGCTCTCGCCTGCTTCAGAAACGCCATCAGGGTCAACAACAGACACTACAACGCATG gtatgGTCTGGGGATGATTTACTACAAACAGGAGAAGTTCAACTTGGCAGAAATCCACTTTAAGAAAGCTCTGAGCATCAACCCTCagagctctgtgctgctctgtcacATCGGAGTG gtgcagCATGCGTTGAAGAAGTCTGACGCAGCTTTAGAAACTCTGAACAGAGCGATTGGGATCGACCCCAAAAATCCACTCTGCAAGTTCCACCGAGCGTCCATATTGTTCGCCAACGACAAGTACAAG GCGGCTCTTCAGGAGTTGGAGGAGTTGAAGCAGATCGTTCCCAAAGAGTCTCTGGTTTACTTTCTCATAGGAAAG GTGTATAAGAAGCTGGGTCAAACTCACCTGGCGCTGATGAACTTCAGCTGGGCCATGGATCTGGATCCAAAAGGAGCAAACAACCAGATCAAAGAAGCCATCGACAAGCGATACCTGCCAGAGGATGAAG CCGAGGTGGACGACAGTCAGGACAGCAGCATCATGACGGACGCCGATGACACGCAGCTCCACACAGCTGAGAGCGA